In Rhinoderma darwinii isolate aRhiDar2 chromosome 9, aRhiDar2.hap1, whole genome shotgun sequence, the following are encoded in one genomic region:
- the SLC6A5 gene encoding sodium- and chloride-dependent glycine transporter 2 yields the protein MLALAGVPIFLLEVSLGQFASQGPISVWKAIPALQGCGIAMLIISVLIAIYYNIIMCYTLFYLFASLVYVLPWASCENPWNTPDCKDKDRLLLDSCVIGDHPKIQIKNSTFCMTAYPNLTMVNYTSNVNKTFVSGSEEYFKYNMLKISAGIEYPGEIRWPLVLALFLAWVIVYASLAKGIKTSGKVVYFTATFPYVVLIILLIRGVTLPGAGDGIWYFITPKWEKLADAMVWKDAATQIFFSLSAAWGGLITLSSYNKFHNNLYRDTLIVTCTNSATSIFAGFVIFSVIGFMANELKVDIDKVADQGPGIAFVVYPEALTRLPLSPFWAIIFFLMLLTLGLDTMFATIETIVTSVSDEFPKYLVEVTLLMVYHRRLDGTWISSETRFQVDFESDKVNDLNSAETTMCDPQRGHPVVTTPFLLAIVLTLRKISGCNDQRLTPHKECSMEGTCAESYRPSLSTLANREGGPKVGETPPLYDIA from the exons GCTGCGGGATCGCGATGTTGATTATCTCCGTGCTGATCGCCATATACTACAACATCATCATGTGCTACACCCTCTTTTATCTCTTCGCCTCCTTGGTGTATGTGTTACCCTGGGCGTCTTGTGAAAATCCGTGGAATACGCCAGACTGTAAAGATAAGGACAGACTGTTACTGG ATTCCTGTGTCATTGGGGACCACCCAAAAATTCAAATCAAGAATAGCACGTTCTGTATGACGGCCTATCCAAACTTGACAATGGTGAATTATACCAGCAACGTCAACAAGACCTTTGTCAGCGGAAGTGAGGAATACTTCAA GTACAATATGCTGAAGATTTCTGCTGGCATCGAGTATCCTGGTGAAATCCGATGGCCGCTCGTCCTCGCCCTCTTCCTGGCCTGGGTCATCGTCTACGCGTCACTTGCCAAAGGAATCAAAACATCAGGAAAG GTTGTGTATTTTACAGCCACTTTCCCATATGTGGTActtatcatcctcctcatccgAGGGGTAACTTTGCCTGGGGCAGGAGATGGCATCTGGTACTTCATCACCCCAAAGTGGGAGAAGCTTGCTGATGCGATG GTTTGGAAAGATGCAGCCACACAGATTTTCTTCTCTCTATCTGCAGCCTGGGGAGGGCTCATCACCTTGTCATCATACAACAAATTCCACAATAACCTGTATCG GGACACCCTGATTGTCACTTGCACCAACAGCGCCACAAGTATTTTCGCCGGTTTTGTCATCTTTTCTGTCATCGGTTTCATGGCAAATGAGCTAAAAGTCGATATTGATAAAGTTGCTGATCAAG GTCCTGGCATTGCTTTTGTAGTGTACCCAGAGGCCCTGACCAGGCTGCCCCTGTCCCCATTTTGGGCGATAATATTCTTTCTTATGCTCCTAACCTTAGGACTGGACACAATG TTTGCTACAATTGAAACGATTGTGACTTCGGTTTCTGACGAATTTCCCAAGTACCT GGTAGAAGTCACTTTGCTCATGGTTTATCATCGGAGACTCGACGGCACTTGGATAAGCAGTGAAACGAGATTCCAAGTTGATTTTGAATCGGATAAAGTCAATGACCTAAACTCTGCTGAGACTACGATGTGTGACCCTCAAAGAGGACATCCCGTCGTAACCACCCCCTTTCTTCTAGCAATTGTCCTAACGCTTAGGAAGATCAGCGGCTGCAATGATCAGCGGTTAACGCCGCACAAAGAGTGTAGTATGGAAGGAACATGTGCAGAGTCCTACAGACCGagtctctccactctggctaatagagagggGGGTCCTAAAGTCGGAGAGACaccccccctctatgacatcgcATAA